A genomic window from Candidatus Ancaeobacter aquaticus includes:
- the surE gene encoding 5'/3'-nucleotidase SurE — MKILLTNDDGIYADGLFALYKELKSLGKVVIVAPLTEQSATGHGITLSSPLRVKKVEREEGFSGYAVSGTPADCVKIALRVLMDSMPDIVVSGINQGPNVGLSVIYSGTVSAAVEGTIIGVPSIAVSLTSHEADDFSYAAKFAKKLAITTHQNGLPSGTLLNVNVPTVPEAEIKGVKITKQGNSRVAEVLHKRTDPSERTYFWLSGELVEVEDTDESDLAVTKKNYVSITPLHYDLTDYKFMEKLSQWKIKK; from the coding sequence ATGAAAATTCTTCTTACAAATGATGATGGTATTTATGCTGACGGACTTTTTGCTTTGTATAAAGAACTTAAATCGTTAGGCAAGGTGGTCATTGTTGCCCCGCTAACCGAACAGAGTGCAACGGGTCATGGCATTACGCTTTCATCACCTCTACGGGTAAAAAAAGTTGAAAGGGAAGAGGGTTTTTCCGGCTATGCGGTAAGTGGCACTCCGGCGGATTGTGTAAAAATTGCCTTAAGAGTGTTAATGGATTCAATGCCGGATATTGTAGTCTCAGGAATTAATCAGGGACCGAATGTTGGATTATCGGTCATATATTCCGGGACGGTTTCTGCCGCTGTTGAAGGAACCATTATCGGTGTTCCCTCAATTGCTGTATCACTCACCTCTCACGAAGCTGATGATTTTAGTTATGCCGCTAAATTTGCCAAAAAACTGGCAATAACCACCCATCAGAATGGTTTGCCCTCAGGAACCTTGCTCAATGTTAATGTGCCAACGGTGCCCGAAGCCGAAATAAAAGGCGTTAAAATTACCAAACAGGGCAATTCCCGTGTTGCAGAAGTATTGCATAAACGTACTGATCCTAGCGAAAGAACCTATTTTTGGCTTTCGGGAGAGCTCGTTGAGGTTGAAGACACTGATGAAAGCGATCTTGCGGTCACTAAAAAGAATTATGTTTCTATCACCCCTCTCCATTATGATCTTACAGATTATAAATTCATGGAAAAACTATCCCAATGGAAGATAAAAAAGTAA
- the dtd gene encoding D-aminoacyl-tRNA deacylase has product MRALIQRVNKAAVTVAKKEIAAIDSGLLIFLGVSKTDTEADIEWLVKKIPHMRIFDDADGKMNISCVDARAQILVVSQFTLYADCSKGRRPGFDSSAEPEKARKYYELFIERIKEYCQTILSGEFAASMVVSLENNGPVTIMLDSNDR; this is encoded by the coding sequence ATGAGAGCGCTTATTCAACGGGTTAACAAAGCAGCTGTAACAGTAGCGAAAAAAGAAATAGCCGCTATTGATTCAGGGTTGCTCATATTCTTGGGAGTTTCTAAAACTGATACAGAAGCAGATATAGAATGGCTTGTTAAAAAAATTCCGCATATGAGAATATTTGATGATGCGGATGGTAAGATGAATATCTCATGTGTTGATGCCAGGGCGCAGATTTTGGTCGTGTCACAATTTACGCTGTATGCTGATTGTTCAAAAGGCCGTCGCCCGGGATTCGATTCTTCTGCTGAGCCGGAAAAAGCTAGAAAGTATTATGAATTATTCATTGAGCGGATAAAAGAATATTGTCAGACAATTCTATCAGGTGAGTTTGCAGCATCTATGGTAGTGTCATTAGAGAATAATGGTCCGGTAACAATTATGCTGGATTCAAATGATCGATAA
- a CDS encoding zinc ribbon domain-containing protein yields MPTYEYECTKCGFLFEEFQSITAAPLERCPECDQKVKRLIGKGSGIVFKGSGFYATDYRSPKKSETPSCPNKGGCNKDCDKK; encoded by the coding sequence ATGCCAACGTATGAATATGAATGCACTAAATGCGGGTTTTTGTTTGAAGAATTCCAGAGTATTACTGCCGCGCCACTTGAGCGTTGTCCCGAATGCGATCAGAAGGTGAAGCGTCTCATTGGAAAAGGTTCCGGTATAGTGTTTAAAGGTTCCGGTTTTTATGCTACGGATTACCGAAGTCCAAAAAAAAGTGAAACTCCATCCTGCCCCAATAAAGGCGGCTGTAATAAAGACTGTGATAAAAAGTAA
- a CDS encoding MlaD family protein produces the protein MEYYRQEIKAGALVVVSFLILCFLLFNVTNFKAKSEHYYYTVSFTNLSGLMVNAPVQYAGVNVGKVEWIKIQNGKKTVVDLGISVKKYVPLKNDSKVTITSSGFVGEKFVSITPGSASSATLKNNATMRGIDPTDMVMLIERINNVLNELNIEQLGKELREIFVEARSMVADAKVSFAKIKKIVVQIEQSGKVQKVLNDTSDLIVKFQNFTKNVDQVVLENKDGIKNSVDNIEEMSTDIKVKAREIMADLRDVVKRVDEIIADNQTDISSTIKNANQFTEVVKREPWRLFWKETTDKYFKDRKKKKEEKVEKIEEQKQPVNQVKSDTKKENKKIFPPFF, from the coding sequence ATGGAATATTACAGGCAAGAAATTAAAGCGGGTGCTTTAGTTGTTGTGAGTTTTCTTATTCTCTGTTTTCTGCTTTTTAATGTGACTAATTTTAAAGCGAAATCAGAACACTACTATTACACGGTATCATTTACCAATTTAAGCGGTCTTATGGTAAATGCTCCGGTACAATATGCCGGAGTGAATGTTGGTAAAGTAGAATGGATAAAGATCCAAAACGGCAAAAAAACCGTTGTTGATCTCGGAATAAGCGTCAAAAAATATGTACCGCTTAAGAATGACTCTAAAGTGACGATAACAAGTTCGGGGTTTGTTGGGGAGAAATTCGTTAGTATTACTCCGGGTTCTGCAAGTTCTGCCACGCTCAAAAATAATGCCACGATGCGCGGTATTGATCCGACAGATATGGTAATGCTCATAGAAAGAATAAACAATGTCTTAAACGAGCTTAATATTGAACAGCTCGGTAAAGAGTTAAGAGAAATATTTGTAGAAGCGCGATCGATGGTAGCAGATGCGAAGGTGTCGTTTGCTAAAATTAAAAAGATCGTCGTACAGATTGAACAGAGCGGTAAAGTGCAGAAAGTCCTGAATGATACATCTGATCTTATCGTAAAGTTTCAGAATTTCACCAAGAACGTTGATCAGGTTGTTCTCGAGAACAAGGATGGGATAAAAAACTCAGTTGATAATATAGAAGAGATGTCTACAGATATTAAAGTGAAGGCTCGTGAGATAATGGCTGATCTGCGAGATGTTGTTAAACGTGTTGATGAGATTATTGCTGATAATCAAACGGATATCAGTTCGACAATAAAGAATGCAAATCAATTTACCGAAGTTGTGAAGCGTGAGCCGTGGCGGTTGTTCTGGAAAGAGACTACAGACAAATATTTTAAGGATCGCAAAAAAAAGAAAGAAGAGAAGGTAGAAAAAATAGAAGAACAGAAACAACCAGTTAATCAGGTTAAAAGCGACACAAAGAAAGAAAATAAAAAGATATTTCCGCCATTTTTCTAA